A single genomic interval of Alligator mississippiensis isolate rAllMis1 chromosome 15, rAllMis1, whole genome shotgun sequence harbors:
- the LOC102575447 gene encoding zinc finger protein 135: protein MAAALEPVAAVGLPSAALVQGEVKMEERDAAGLQAGAEGTGQVHCVLQAGTGELSLRWSAPQQVKQQLQEEPVQCQEIQGEEAMQPVQSPSGATQLAPGDVLPTPETWRQHFRSLHYQEGEGPRGVCSRLWELCRRWLEPQRHSKEQILELVVLEQFLAILPREMRSWQWGHGVETCAEAVALAEGFHLGHAENERLQVTVSVNVKEVSSGTMQPTGDFQGLVDSCLEHPLEEAGQRETPGTGDKSALVPKEEEPLPHQESGAGTLDRADQQPPEEEPVNWELQRTSPGRLGERGSLTPDLGQVQKRQSRPPKQGESTELLEVFEAVAVYFTRKEWELLGDEDKELYRDQMLRNFHALVSLGYGGPTPNLICRIQQGELELWVCEDEDHGEISRTEDLSPGGACLLSRAEEQRPEEGPANVEPPQTSPGTLGEMGSLRPEKDQWQKGQERLQKQENIAVNQVPSPMGCEIGEETTARKSPEFRGQFVELRGLKSLDHSKIHSGELPHRFIKCAKSSVCSLDLVKHQHVHREKRQYQCITCGKTFTEFFSLAQHRHVHLGRKTRRCTKCRKNFICWQDLSRHRCVQRGEQPHHCTKYGKRFRRPSDLAQHRCLHTREKTHQYSPCGNIFIRSSILAKHQLIQTGQTPCSDSGKSFTRPSHLARHHLVHTGENLYPCPECGKSFTQSSRLAQHQRIHTGEKTLGCPECGKSFSRSSSLARHQLIHTGEKRHQCSVCGKSFTQSSTLVQHQRVHTGEKPHRCSECGKSFTQSSSLSRHQDLHREKAHQCLVCGKSFTHSCHLARHQRIHTGEKPYRCSGCGKSFILSSSLARHQRRQTGKADQCLVCGERFTLSCHLAEHQRIHIRKTSHQCTECGKSFTESSSLAQHQRIHRAERPHHCPECGKRFTQASHLARHQLTHTAEKPHQCSECGKSFTQPYSLSQHQRIHTAEKPYQCSECGKGFTQSSHLARHQRIHTAEKPYQCSECGRSFTQSSHLARHQRIHSREHP, encoded by the exons ATGGCTGCTGCGTTGGAGCCCGTGGCCGCTGTGGGCCTTCCTTCCGCAGCGCTGGTGCAGGGTGAGGTGAAGATGGAGGAGCGGGACGCAGCAggtctccaggcaggagctgagggGACAGGACAAGTCCATTGTGTCctccaggctgggactggggagctgtcCCTGAGATGGTCAGCACCACAGCAAGTCAAACAGCAATTGCAGGAGGAGCCAGTTCAGTGCCAGGAGATCCAGGGGGAGGAGGCAATGCAgcctgtgcagtccccatctggggccacacagctggcaccaggggatgtcctccccaccccagagaccTGGCGCCAGCACTTCCGGAGCCTCCACTACCAGGAGGGTGAGGGGCCGCGGGGGGTTTGCAGCCGCCTGTGGGAGCTGTGccggcgctggctggagccccagcgccacagcaaggagcagatcctggagctggtggtgctggagcagttcctggccatcctgccccgggaGATGCGGAGCTGGCAGTGGGGACATGGTGTGGAGACCTGCGCTGAAGCAGTGGCCCTAGCTGAAGGGTTTCACTTGGGGCACGCAGAGAACGAGAGGCTCCAG GTCACAGTGAGTGTGAACGTCAAAGAGGTGTCCTCAGGCACGATGCAGCCCACTGGGGACTTTCAGGGACTTGTTGATTCCTGCCTGGAGCATCCTCTGGAGGAGGCAGGACAGAGGGAAACTCCAGGGACTGGGGACAAGTCAGCTCTTGTCCCCAAAGAggaggagcccctgccccaccaggagtCAG GTGCAGGGACCCTGGACAGAGCTGATCAGCAGCCTCCTGAGGAAGAGCCTGTAAACtgggagctgcagaggacttccccagggaggctgggagagaggggctcCCTGACACCTGATCTGGGCCAAGTGCAGAAGAGGCAGAGCAGGCCTCCGAAGCAGGGGGAGAGcacggag ctcctggaggtctTTGAGGCCGTGGCTGTGTACTTCacacggaaggagtgggagctgctgggagatgAAGACAAGgagctttaccgggaccagatgctgaggaatttccatgccctcgtttccctgg gatatgGAGGTCCCACACCTAACTTAATCTGCCGCATCCAGCAAGGAGAgttggagctctgggtctgtgaggatgaggaccatggggaaATCTCCAGGACAGAGGACCTGTCACCAG gaggtgcctgccttctgagcagagctgaggaacaGCGTCCCGAGGAAGGGCCAGCAAACGTGGAGCCACCACAGACTTCCCCAGGGACTTTGGGTGAGATGGGCTCCCTGAGACCTGAGAAGGACCAATGGCAAAAGGGTCAGGAGAGGCTTCAAAAACAGGAGAATATAGCAGTGAACCAGGTACCATCTCCAATGGGGTGTGAGATTGGAGAAGAGACAACAGCCAGAAAGAGCCCTGAGTTCAGGGGACAATTTGTGGAGTTGAGAGGCCTGAAGAGCCTGGATCACAGCAAGATCCATTCTGGAGAGCTTCCCCACCGCTTCATCAAATGTGCAAAGAGCTCTGTGTGCAGCCTGGACCTGGTCAAGCACCAACATGTGCACAGGGAAAAGCGTCAGTACCAGTGCATCACGTGTGGTAAGACCTTCACCGAGTTCTTCTCCTTGGCTCAGCACCGGCACGtccacttggggaggaagacacGTCGTTGCaccaagtgcaggaagaacttcatctgcTGGCAAGACCTGTCCCGACACCGGTGTGTGCAGCGGGGGGAGCAGCCACACCACTGCACGAAGTATGGGAAGCGCTTCAGGCGGCCCTctgacctggcccagcacagGTGCCTGCACACAAGAGAAAAGACACATCAGTACTCTCCGTGTGGTAACATCTTTATCCGCTCGTCCATCCTGGCCAAACACCAGCTCATCCAGACAGGGCAGACGCCTTGTTCTGATtctgggaagagctttacccgcCCTTCCCACCTGGCACGGCACCACCttgtgcacacaggggagaacCTATATCCgtgccctgagtgtgggaagagcttcacccaatcctccaggctggcccagcaccagcgcatccacacaggggagaagacaCTTGGGTGCCCTGAATGTGGGAAGTCCTTCAGCCGCTCCTCCAGCTTGGCCCgacaccagcttatccacacaggggagaagagacatcagtgctctgtgtgcgggaagagcttcacccagtcctccaccCTCGTTCAGCACCAGCGCGTCCACACCGGGGAGAAACCACATCGgtgttctgagtgtgggaagagcttcacccagtcctctaGCCTGAGCCGGCACCAGGACCTCCACAGAGAAAAGGCACATCAGTGTTTGGTATGTGGGAAAAGTTTTACCCACTCCTgccacctggcccggcaccagcgcatccacacaggggagaagccatatcggTGCTCTgggtgcgggaagagcttcatcctGTCCTCTAGCTTGGCTCGGCACCAGCGCCGCCAGACAGGGAAGGCAGACCAGTGTCTAGTGTGTGGGGAAAGATTtactctttcctgccacctggctgagcaccagcgcatccacataCGGAAAACCTCACATCAGTGcactgagtgtgggaagagcttcaccgaatcctccagcctggcccagcaccagcgcatccacagaGCGGAGAGGCCACATCATTGCcccgagtgtgggaagagatttaCCCAagcctcccacctggcccggcaccagcttaCCCATACAGcagaaaagccacatcagtgctcagagtgtggaaagagcttcacccagccctacagcctgtcccagcaccagcgcatccacacagcgGAGAAGCcctatcagtgctctgagtgtgggaagggcttcacccagtcctcccacctggcccggcaccagcgcatccacacagcgGAGAAGCcctatcagtgctctgagtgtgggaggagcttcacccagtcctcccacctggcccgacACCAGCGCATCCATTCCCGGGAGCATCCATAA